From the Nitrospirota bacterium genome, one window contains:
- the galT gene encoding galactose-1-phosphate uridylyltransferase — MSELRQDPTTNDWVIIAKERAKRPHEFKKDNITRPYFPAHSESCPFCPGNEHRTPEAKVVYGEPGKWKTRVVPNKFAALTHEGNAVREEWKLFRKSPGYGNHEVIIETPRHDNFIPFMNDIDVEGLIRVYRDRYHALKKDPAIRTVIILKNHGRGAGTSLEHPHSQVVASPIVPPFVRRRYEIAIQHYDNTGRCIYCDLRENELEASERIVAETDYFVVIHPFASRYPFETWLMPKVHNSSFGNISDEEIKDLSRVLKDVLMKLYASLENPDYNLVIHTAPVDDEHKSYFLWHIQIIPRLTLAAGFELGSGISINVALPEETAAFIRDFEVKDSGLLE; from the coding sequence ATGTCAGAATTACGGCAGGATCCGACTACCAACGACTGGGTTATCATAGCTAAAGAACGGGCAAAACGGCCCCATGAGTTTAAAAAAGACAATATAACCAGGCCTTACTTTCCGGCCCACAGCGAGAGCTGTCCATTCTGTCCGGGAAATGAACACAGGACACCTGAAGCAAAGGTTGTTTATGGAGAACCCGGCAAGTGGAAAACGCGTGTTGTACCAAACAAGTTTGCAGCATTAACGCATGAGGGTAATGCTGTAAGAGAGGAGTGGAAACTTTTCAGAAAGAGCCCTGGATACGGCAACCATGAGGTCATTATCGAAACACCGCGGCATGACAATTTTATCCCTTTCATGAATGATATAGACGTAGAAGGACTCATCAGGGTATACAGGGACAGGTACCATGCCCTGAAAAAAGACCCTGCGATCAGAACGGTTATTATCCTTAAAAACCATGGCCGGGGGGCGGGAACATCCCTTGAGCATCCACACTCTCAGGTTGTTGCATCCCCGATAGTCCCGCCATTTGTTCGCAGGCGGTATGAGATAGCCATACAGCATTACGACAACACAGGGCGTTGCATCTATTGCGATCTGCGGGAGAATGAGCTTGAGGCATCAGAGAGGATTGTGGCTGAAACAGATTATTTTGTTGTAATACACCCCTTTGCGTCACGTTATCCTTTTGAGACATGGCTTATGCCAAAGGTGCATAACTCATCTTTCGGGAACATCTCGGACGAGGAAATAAAAGACCTCTCACGTGTCCTGAAAGACGTTCTGATGAAACTCTATGCCAGCCTTGAAAACCCGGATTACAACCTGGTTATTCATACGGCCCCTGTGGATGACGAACATAAATCGTATTTTCTCTGGCACATTCAGATAATCCCGCGCCTCACCCTGGCAGCAGGGTTTGAGCTGGGTTCAGGTATATCTATCAACGTTGCGCTGCCGGAGGAGACCGCAGCATTCATCAGAGATTTCGAGGTTAAAGATTCGGGGTTGTTGGAATGA
- a CDS encoding NAD(P)-binding protein, producing MKDKESVNIIGAGPGSLVAAIVLRRHGFAVKVFEMSPDVGHRLSGDFQGVENWSSEKDVTEILGEIGIGINFLWMPYHEGTVYAPEMNPVEVKSGRPIFYLVRRGSMPGTLDWGLKEQALSLGVEIIFNHRLDNLEGKAIVGTGPKGADAVAVGITFNTKMPDKAVVVLDDNIAPKGYAYLLVKQGYATMATVLYREFKKADDYFEKMLVFFGDKMDLGIKNRKKFGGYGNFFIRDKQTRNEKIYIGEAAGFQDCLWGFGMRYSMLSGYIAAKSFIEDSDYDLLWQKELRPMLETSLVNRYLFERIGHAGYRYLIKCFGRGDPAKVLKKHYNPSFLKNLLLPLAKRRYESRVRDLSCSRKDCTCVWCRCGTKKVCP from the coding sequence ATGAAGGATAAAGAGAGTGTAAACATCATCGGCGCCGGTCCCGGATCACTGGTGGCAGCTATTGTCCTTCGCAGGCACGGGTTTGCCGTGAAGGTTTTTGAGATGTCGCCTGATGTCGGACACCGTCTGAGCGGGGATTTTCAGGGTGTTGAAAACTGGAGTTCTGAAAAAGACGTTACGGAAATACTCGGGGAGATTGGAATCGGGATAAATTTCCTGTGGATGCCCTATCACGAGGGAACAGTATATGCGCCTGAAATGAACCCCGTTGAAGTAAAATCAGGCAGGCCAATCTTCTATCTTGTCAGGAGGGGCAGCATGCCCGGAACACTTGACTGGGGATTAAAGGAACAGGCATTGTCGCTGGGGGTAGAGATTATATTCAACCACCGCCTCGATAACCTTGAAGGAAAGGCCATAGTGGGAACCGGACCCAAGGGGGCTGATGCCGTTGCTGTTGGTATAACCTTTAACACAAAGATGCCGGATAAGGCAGTTGTGGTACTTGATGACAATATAGCCCCAAAGGGCTATGCCTATCTTCTTGTAAAGCAGGGGTATGCAACAATGGCCACCGTCCTTTACAGGGAGTTTAAAAAAGCAGATGATTACTTTGAAAAGATGCTGGTTTTTTTCGGGGACAAGATGGATCTGGGTATCAAAAACAGGAAAAAGTTTGGAGGTTATGGAAACTTCTTTATTCGTGACAAGCAGACACGTAATGAAAAAATTTATATTGGTGAGGCTGCCGGTTTTCAGGACTGTCTCTGGGGATTTGGGATGAGATACTCGATGTTGTCAGGCTATATAGCTGCAAAAAGCTTTATAGAGGACTCGGATTACGACCTGCTCTGGCAAAAGGAACTTAGGCCCATGCTTGAAACATCCCTCGTTAACCGCTATCTCTTTGAAAGGATTGGCCATGCCGGTTACAGGTATCTGATTAAATGTTTTGGCCGGGGTGATCCCGCAAAAGTTCTCAAAAAACATTACAACCCTTCTTTTTTAAAGAATCTTCTGCTTCCACTTGCAAAAAGGAGATATGAAAGCAGGGTCAGGGACCTGAGCTGCAGCCGTAAAGACTGCACATGTGTATGGTGCAGGTGCGGAACAAAAAAGGTGTGTCCATAA
- the egtD gene encoding L-histidine N(alpha)-methyltransferase: protein METVNYINPTYHDDLKEDVLSGLTAPQKFIPSKYFYDARGSDLFEKICCLPEYYPTRTELSILKSAAPSIMHYFTDGDIVELGAGANWKIRTLLDIVPKNKLSNMRYVPVDVSEAALEASTEELLRMYPELNLLGIVADFTRHMEMIPHGREKLFVFFGSTIGNFKEDERDLFLKNVAGSMGEGDRFLLGIDMLKPRDILERAYNDSSGVTAEFNKNILNVLNRELGADFDLDHFDHRAVFNTEKERIEMYLQANVDVAAEIGSLGLTVKLEEGERILTEVCRKFTKGSVDRMAFNAGLNVSKWFSDPKGWFSLVEMESGNKGG, encoded by the coding sequence ATGGAGACTGTAAATTATATAAATCCTACATATCATGACGATTTAAAAGAGGATGTCCTGTCCGGCTTGACAGCACCACAAAAGTTTATTCCCAGCAAATACTTTTACGATGCCCGGGGCTCAGACCTCTTTGAAAAGATTTGCTGTTTGCCCGAGTACTATCCAACACGTACGGAGCTGTCTATATTAAAGAGCGCTGCTCCGTCTATAATGCATTATTTCACGGATGGTGATATTGTTGAGTTGGGGGCAGGCGCAAACTGGAAGATCAGGACGCTGCTGGATATTGTCCCGAAAAACAAATTATCAAACATGCGGTATGTGCCTGTGGATGTCAGTGAGGCAGCCCTGGAGGCGTCAACTGAAGAATTACTGAGGATGTATCCCGAACTGAATCTGCTCGGTATAGTTGCCGATTTTACCAGACATATGGAGATGATACCTCATGGCCGGGAGAAACTGTTCGTCTTTTTTGGCAGCACCATAGGTAATTTCAAGGAAGATGAGCGAGACCTTTTCCTGAAAAATGTTGCCGGCTCCATGGGGGAGGGGGACCGTTTTCTGCTCGGGATTGACATGTTGAAGCCTCGGGACATATTGGAACGCGCCTATAACGACTCCTCGGGCGTTACGGCAGAATTCAACAAAAACATTCTTAATGTTTTAAACAGGGAGCTGGGGGCTGATTTTGATTTAGACCACTTTGATCACCGTGCAGTCTTTAATACAGAAAAAGAACGGATAGAGATGTATCTGCAGGCTAACGTTGATGTGGCTGCAGAGATAGGTTCCCTCGGCTTAACTGTCAAGCTGGAGGAGGGTGAACGCATTCTCACCGAGGTTTGCAGGAAATTCACTAAAGGCAGTGTGGACCGGATGGCCTTCAATGCCGGGCTGAATGTCAGTAAATGGTTTTCAGATCCAAAAGGTTGGTTTTCCCTTGTAGAGATGGAAAGCGGGAATAAAGGAGGGTAA
- a CDS encoding DUF2933 domain-containing protein, translating to MEWVRANWFWIILFAVFIGIHLFGHGGAHGGHGGKKEGDEHKGHAAGSQAKKEGGGGCH from the coding sequence ATGGAATGGGTCAGGGCAAACTGGTTCTGGATAATACTCTTTGCGGTATTTATCGGAATACACCTCTTTGGTCACGGAGGTGCGCATGGGGGCCATGGAGGGAAAAAAGAGGGGGATGAACACAAAGGACATGCCGCCGGTTCACAGGCAAAAAAGGAAGGGGGTGGAGGATGCCATTAA
- a CDS encoding DUF5676 family membrane protein, translating into MPLNIRVVSWSLGIFTAISFTLCVLYGLIVPKSLHGMAMFLEAMLPAFKWLTFGGFILGLVESFLYGIYTGVVFVPVYNFINRRWGAGG; encoded by the coding sequence ATGCCATTAAATATAAGAGTGGTCAGCTGGTCTCTGGGTATCTTTACGGCAATTTCATTCACCCTCTGTGTCCTTTACGGATTGATAGTTCCCAAAAGCCTGCACGGAATGGCGATGTTTCTTGAGGCAATGCTTCCTGCTTTCAAGTGGCTGACTTTTGGTGGATTCATTCTCGGTCTTGTTGAGAGCTTTCTTTACGGAATATATACCGGAGTTGTCTTTGTACCGGTATATAATTTTATTAACCGCAGGTGGGGAGCAGGAGGTTAG
- a CDS encoding heavy metal translocating P-type ATPase, with amino-acid sequence MKQAIVPSATTGVSGEHKGEVRIELPITGMTCASCTATIEKALALITGVSQANVNFASQKAFVSYDPDRVRIRQIIKVIKDSGYDVGSEKVTLKISGMTCASCVRKIEDALKGSRGVIWAEVNLGSESAAIEYLPSMTDMKSLKKTIESVGYKTGTEESQSKEEDSKAREYRSLIRRFMVAAIISLPVIVVSYPKFFPVLKDMDMDTLRLLWIGASILTVPALIYSGSSFFKGAVAAFRHRSADMNTLIALGTGMAWLFSTVVVLFPRLFPENAREPYFDVVSVVIALVVLGQALELRAKGRTSEAIKKLMGLQAKTARVVRNGNEMDIPIEEVLVGDKVIVRPGEKIPVDGVLVEGRSSVDESMLTGEPLPAEKQEGDEVIGGTINKTGAFKFKATKVGKDTALAQIIKMVQEAQGSKAPIQKLADTVSGYFVPAVMVIAVTSFVLWYDLGPEPRIILALLGAVTTLIVACPCALGLATPTSLMIGVGKAAENGILIRNGEAIQVASALDTVVLDKTGTITIGKPALTDVIVTGEANEKDVVRFAAALEKNSEHPLAEAILQGAKIRDIVPSDPEDFKAIPGHGVEGIVDGHRINLGNRKLMDRIGADLGVLEKDSHTLADEGKTPIFISIDGKAAGVIAVSDPLKEDSIEAIQGLKKLGVDVVMITGDNRRTAEAIAKRVGIERVLAEVLPEDKAREVQKLQLEGRKVAFVGDGINDAPALARADVGMAIGTGTDVAIEASDITLIKGSLLGIQAAFSISKATMKNVRENLFGAFFYNTALIPVAAGILYPLWGITMNPILAGAAMAMSSLTVVTNANRLRFLKVR; translated from the coding sequence ATGAAACAGGCAATTGTCCCGTCAGCTACAACCGGGGTAAGTGGAGAACATAAAGGAGAGGTCAGGATTGAGCTGCCTATAACAGGAATGACGTGTGCCTCCTGTACGGCAACGATAGAGAAAGCGCTGGCCTTAATAACCGGCGTCAGTCAGGCAAATGTCAATTTTGCCTCTCAGAAGGCATTTGTCTCATATGATCCCGACCGTGTCCGGATAAGGCAGATTATCAAGGTAATCAAGGATAGCGGGTACGATGTCGGCTCGGAAAAGGTCACCCTGAAGATCAGCGGGATGACATGTGCCTCCTGTGTCAGGAAGATCGAGGATGCCTTAAAGGGGTCGCGCGGGGTCATTTGGGCAGAGGTAAACCTTGGCTCCGAAAGTGCTGCTATCGAATATCTGCCTTCAATGACGGATATGAAATCACTGAAAAAAACCATAGAATCCGTTGGGTACAAGACTGGGACTGAAGAGTCGCAGTCTAAAGAGGAGGACTCAAAAGCACGGGAATACAGGTCACTTATCAGGCGGTTCATGGTTGCCGCTATTATATCCCTGCCCGTAATCGTGGTCAGCTACCCCAAATTCTTCCCGGTGCTCAAGGATATGGACATGGATACTTTGAGGCTGCTCTGGATAGGTGCGAGTATTCTTACCGTACCTGCCCTTATCTATTCCGGAAGCAGTTTTTTCAAGGGTGCAGTTGCAGCCTTCAGACACCGCTCTGCTGACATGAATACATTAATCGCTCTCGGCACAGGAATGGCCTGGCTCTTTTCGACCGTTGTGGTCCTCTTTCCCAGGCTCTTTCCCGAGAATGCCCGGGAGCCTTATTTCGACGTTGTCTCTGTGGTTATCGCCCTGGTAGTGCTGGGCCAGGCTTTGGAGCTGAGGGCCAAGGGCAGGACATCAGAGGCCATAAAGAAATTAATGGGACTCCAGGCCAAGACAGCACGGGTAGTAAGGAACGGCAACGAGATGGACATTCCGATAGAGGAAGTCCTGGTTGGTGACAAGGTGATAGTACGTCCAGGGGAGAAGATACCCGTAGACGGAGTGCTTGTTGAGGGACGATCAAGCGTGGATGAATCCATGCTCACCGGGGAGCCCCTGCCTGCTGAGAAGCAGGAGGGGGATGAGGTTATAGGCGGAACAATCAACAAGACAGGGGCATTTAAGTTTAAGGCCACAAAAGTCGGAAAAGACACGGCCCTTGCCCAGATTATCAAGATGGTGCAGGAGGCACAGGGCTCCAAGGCCCCTATACAGAAACTGGCCGATACAGTCAGCGGATACTTTGTTCCTGCGGTGATGGTTATAGCAGTGACGAGTTTTGTTTTATGGTATGACCTTGGCCCCGAACCGCGTATCATCCTGGCATTGCTCGGGGCGGTGACTACATTGATAGTGGCATGTCCATGCGCACTCGGTCTTGCAACACCGACTTCGTTGATGATAGGGGTCGGAAAGGCTGCAGAAAACGGGATACTGATAAGAAACGGTGAGGCCATACAGGTTGCTTCCGCACTTGACACCGTGGTGCTTGACAAGACAGGCACCATCACCATCGGGAAGCCGGCGCTTACGGATGTGATAGTTACAGGAGAAGCCAATGAGAAGGATGTTGTCAGGTTTGCGGCAGCCCTTGAGAAGAACTCCGAGCATCCACTGGCAGAGGCGATACTTCAGGGGGCCAAAATCCGGGACATTGTCCCCTCTGATCCGGAAGACTTCAAGGCCATACCCGGACACGGGGTAGAAGGCATTGTGGACGGGCACCGGATAAACCTTGGCAACAGAAAACTTATGGACAGGATCGGGGCTGACCTCGGTGTTCTTGAAAAAGATTCTCATACGCTTGCCGATGAAGGAAAAACCCCTATCTTTATTTCCATTGACGGCAAGGCTGCCGGCGTCATAGCAGTCTCTGATCCCCTGAAGGAGGATTCCATCGAGGCAATACAGGGGTTGAAAAAGCTGGGGGTAGATGTGGTCATGATAACAGGTGACAACAGGCGGACCGCAGAGGCCATAGCCAAGAGAGTGGGGATTGAGCGGGTGCTTGCAGAAGTCCTGCCTGAAGACAAGGCAAGGGAGGTACAGAAACTGCAACTGGAAGGCAGAAAGGTCGCCTTTGTAGGTGACGGGATCAATGATGCCCCCGCACTTGCCCGTGCGGATGTGGGAATGGCGATCGGTACCGGTACGGATGTGGCGATAGAAGCATCAGACATAACCCTTATCAAGGGCTCGCTCCTGGGAATACAGGCGGCATTCAGTATCTCAAAGGCCACGATGAA